The following are encoded in a window of Bradyrhizobium guangdongense genomic DNA:
- a CDS encoding sensor histidine kinase, with protein MTQHTPTLLYIDDDDALARLVDRGLTRRGYKVIHAASGEEGLERIRNAGAAGCIDVVALDQYMAGLDGLETLEQIMAIPDAPPVVFVTASQDSSIAVTALKAGAADYLVKDVKGDFIPLLHVAAEGALRQAELQRAREEAEAEIHASRDRYAALAAERELLLREVNHRVGNSLQIIASLLHLQASSAAQEEVKAALTNAMGRVAAVAQVHRRLYTSQDLKSVVLNQYLDSLLEDLRRSAEGNRMSRLTVKAEPIEIDPDRAVAVGIIVNELVMNAVKYAYPDGAGPIHVELISKGDDLLLSITDNGVGDNAKADPRSTGMGQRIVAAMASKLEACVERDPAHSGTRIILRFPCTPAAPGKTNSAAAG; from the coding sequence ATGACACAGCACACGCCGACATTGCTCTACATCGATGACGACGATGCGCTGGCGCGCCTTGTCGACCGCGGCCTGACGCGGCGCGGCTACAAGGTCATTCACGCCGCGAGCGGCGAGGAAGGCCTCGAGCGCATCCGCAATGCCGGAGCTGCGGGCTGCATCGATGTGGTGGCGCTCGATCAATATATGGCCGGGCTCGACGGGCTGGAGACGCTCGAGCAGATCATGGCGATTCCGGACGCGCCGCCGGTGGTCTTCGTCACGGCCTCGCAGGATTCCAGCATTGCCGTCACCGCGCTGAAGGCAGGCGCGGCCGACTACCTGGTCAAGGACGTCAAGGGCGACTTCATCCCGCTGCTGCACGTCGCGGCCGAAGGCGCGCTGCGCCAGGCCGAATTGCAGCGGGCGCGCGAGGAAGCCGAGGCCGAGATCCATGCCTCGCGCGATCGCTACGCTGCGCTTGCCGCCGAACGCGAGCTGTTGCTGCGCGAGGTCAATCACCGCGTCGGCAATTCGCTCCAGATCATCGCTTCGCTCCTGCATTTGCAGGCGAGCTCAGCCGCCCAGGAGGAGGTCAAGGCCGCACTGACCAACGCGATGGGCCGCGTCGCCGCCGTCGCGCAGGTGCACCGCCGCCTCTATACCTCGCAGGACCTGAAGAGCGTGGTGCTCAACCAATATCTGGACTCCCTGCTCGAGGATCTGCGCCGCTCCGCCGAAGGCAACCGGATGTCGCGCCTGACGGTGAAAGCCGAGCCGATCGAGATCGACCCGGACCGGGCCGTCGCCGTCGGTATCATCGTCAACGAGCTGGTGATGAACGCGGTGAAGTACGCCTATCCTGATGGTGCCGGCCCCATTCACGTCGAGCTGATCTCGAAGGGAGACGATCTGCTGCTGTCGATCACCGACAACGGCGTCGGCGACAACGCCAAGGCCGATCCGCGCTCCACCGGCATGGGCCAGCGTATCGTCGCGGCCATGGCCTCCAAGCTCGAAGCCTGTGTGGAGCGCGATCCCGCGCATTCCGGAACCCGCATCATCCTGCGGTTCCCCTGCACCCCGGCCGCGCCCG
- a CDS encoding response regulator, with protein sequence MTQPVSIIMIEDDEGHARLIERNIRRSGVNNEIVAFANGTDAMKHLFGADGSGLVQKGNALLILLDLNLPDMTGIDILKQIKENKYLKASPVVVLTTTDDSQEIKRCYELGCNVYITKPVNYENFANAIRQLGLFFSVIQVPPAAP encoded by the coding sequence ATGACCCAGCCTGTCAGCATCATCATGATCGAGGACGACGAGGGCCACGCCCGCCTGATCGAGCGCAATATCCGCAGGTCGGGCGTCAACAACGAGATCGTCGCCTTCGCCAACGGCACCGATGCGATGAAGCACCTGTTCGGCGCCGACGGCAGCGGCCTCGTGCAGAAGGGCAATGCGCTCCTGATCCTGCTCGACCTCAATCTGCCCGACATGACCGGGATCGACATTCTGAAGCAGATCAAGGAAAACAAATACCTGAAGGCTTCGCCGGTGGTCGTGCTGACGACCACCGACGACAGCCAGGAAATCAAGCGCTGCTACGAGCTCGGCTGCAACGTCTACATCACCAAGCCGGTCAACTACGAGAATTTCGCCAATGCCATCCGGCAACTCGGCCTGTTCTTCTCCGTCATTCAGGTCCCGCCCGCCGCCCCATGA
- a CDS encoding sensor histidine kinase, translated as MTAVSQRRRVFWQILLLSAGLLVLTVISAGSVYLVNKARDDSKWVVHTIETENEINSLLLEIRRAESSARGFLLTGGPDFQSDHEKAVAAIIPALDKLTRQIGDNPAQRENIEKLSAAIEARLDQFSREMNFVKQNELDQAKALVREAAAGNTTTTISNFANAMMREEERLFRIRSENSDRSQTLSASMTGIGSGFVVLLALISIWLVRRSSLARDEAEARLRDTNVNLEALVDERTSDLREANDEIQRFAYIVSHDLRSPLVNIMGFTSELEELGGDIFRRISSLTHVPADGPSLVPGPPGEIALEDADRQLSADFSEALGFIKSSIAKMDRLISAILNLTREGRREFQPEKIDTRAFVEAIVSTLAHQAVEAQAEIHVEALPDIVSDRLALEQIFSNLIDNAIKYLKNGVAGEIRIRGRTKLGYAIFEVSDNGRGIDPKDHQRIFDLFRRAGTQDKPGQGIGLAHVRALVRRLGGTMSVSSELNAGSTFTITLPIAWNVSNRNADK; from the coding sequence GTGACGGCCGTGTCGCAGCGGCGGCGCGTATTTTGGCAGATCCTGCTGCTTTCAGCGGGTCTGCTGGTGCTGACCGTGATCAGCGCAGGCTCGGTCTACCTCGTCAACAAGGCGCGGGACGACAGCAAATGGGTCGTCCATACAATCGAGACGGAGAACGAGATCAACTCTCTCCTCCTCGAAATCCGACGGGCCGAGAGCAGCGCCCGGGGCTTTCTCCTGACGGGGGGCCCCGATTTTCAATCGGATCACGAGAAGGCCGTCGCGGCGATCATCCCGGCGCTCGACAAGCTCACGCGCCAGATCGGCGACAATCCGGCGCAACGTGAGAACATCGAGAAACTGAGCGCGGCGATCGAGGCCCGGCTCGACCAGTTCTCGCGCGAGATGAACTTCGTCAAGCAAAACGAGCTCGACCAGGCGAAGGCGCTCGTCCGCGAGGCGGCCGCCGGCAACACCACCACGACGATCAGCAATTTCGCCAACGCGATGATGCGCGAAGAGGAGCGGCTGTTCCGGATCCGCTCCGAGAACTCCGACCGCAGCCAGACCCTGTCGGCGTCGATGACCGGCATCGGCTCAGGCTTCGTCGTGCTGCTGGCCCTGATCTCGATCTGGCTGGTGCGGCGCTCATCGCTGGCCCGCGACGAGGCCGAAGCGCGCCTGCGCGATACCAACGTCAATCTGGAGGCCTTGGTCGACGAACGTACCTCAGACCTGCGCGAAGCCAACGACGAAATCCAGCGCTTTGCCTATATCGTAAGCCACGATCTGCGCTCGCCGCTCGTCAACATCATGGGCTTCACCAGCGAACTCGAAGAGCTTGGCGGCGACATCTTCCGCCGCATCAGCAGCCTCACCCACGTTCCGGCCGACGGGCCCTCTTTGGTGCCCGGCCCCCCCGGCGAGATCGCGTTGGAAGACGCCGACCGGCAATTGTCAGCCGATTTTTCCGAGGCGCTCGGCTTCATCAAGTCTTCGATCGCGAAGATGGACCGCCTGATCTCGGCGATCCTCAACCTCACCCGCGAAGGCCGACGCGAATTTCAGCCGGAGAAGATCGACACCCGCGCCTTCGTCGAGGCCATCGTCTCGACGCTGGCGCATCAGGCCGTCGAGGCTCAGGCGGAGATCCATGTCGAGGCGCTGCCCGATATCGTCAGCGACCGCCTTGCGCTGGAACAGATTTTCTCCAATCTGATCGATAACGCGATCAAATATTTGAAGAACGGCGTCGCCGGCGAAATCAGAATTCGCGGGCGCACCAAGCTCGGCTACGCCATTTTCGAGGTCAGCGACAATGGCCGTGGCATCGATCCCAAGGACCATCAGCGCATTTTCGACCTGTTTCGCCGCGCGGGAACCCAGGACAAGCCCGGCCAGGGCATCGGTCTTGCGCACGTGCGCGCACTTGTGCGTCGCCTCGGCGGCACCATGTCGGTATCATCGGAACTGAACGCGGGCAGCACCTTCACCATCACGCTGCCGATCGCCTGGAATGTGAGCAACCGGAACGCGGACAAATGA
- the accC gene encoding acetyl-CoA carboxylase biotin carboxylase subunit, whose protein sequence is MFDKILIANRGEIALRILRACKELGIATVAVHSTADADAMHVRLSDESVCIGPPPSKDSYLNIPALLAACEITGADAVHPGYGFLSENARFAEILSEHNLQFIGPKAEHIRLMGDKIEAKKTAKRLGIPVVPGSDGAVGPNDDAMAIAKKIGFPVLVKAAAGGGGRGMKVAQSEADLQVALSTAANEAKSAFGDASVYLEKYLQKPRHIEIQILGDGRGGAIHLGERDCSLQRRHQKVWEEGPSPVLAAAARAKIGETCAKAMREMKYLGVGTIEFLYEDGEFYFIEMNTRIQVEHPVTESITDIDLVLEQIRIAAGGELPAKQNEVQIIGHAIECRINAENPQTFRPSPGRIQQYHPPGGLGVRIDSAVYQGYQIPPYYDSLVGKLIVHGKTRAECLMRLRRALDEMVVEGIETTLPLFRDLVRQDDIINGDYHIHWLEQYLAGKAEPGAK, encoded by the coding sequence ATGTTCGACAAGATCCTCATAGCCAATCGCGGCGAGATCGCCCTTCGCATCCTGCGCGCCTGCAAGGAGCTCGGAATCGCGACCGTCGCCGTACACTCCACCGCCGACGCCGACGCCATGCACGTGCGCCTGTCGGACGAGAGCGTCTGCATCGGACCGCCGCCGTCCAAGGACAGCTATCTCAACATTCCGGCGCTGCTCGCGGCCTGCGAGATCACCGGCGCCGATGCCGTTCATCCCGGCTACGGCTTCCTGTCGGAGAACGCACGCTTCGCCGAGATCCTCAGCGAGCACAACCTGCAATTCATCGGCCCCAAGGCCGAGCACATCCGCCTGATGGGCGACAAGATCGAGGCCAAGAAGACCGCCAAGCGACTCGGCATCCCCGTGGTGCCCGGCTCGGACGGCGCGGTCGGCCCCAATGACGACGCGATGGCGATCGCGAAGAAGATCGGCTTCCCCGTGCTGGTGAAGGCGGCGGCCGGCGGCGGCGGCCGCGGCATGAAGGTCGCGCAAAGCGAGGCGGATCTGCAGGTGGCGCTGTCGACGGCGGCTAACGAGGCGAAGTCGGCATTCGGCGACGCCTCCGTCTATCTGGAAAAGTACCTTCAGAAGCCGCGCCATATCGAGATCCAGATCCTCGGCGACGGCCGCGGCGGCGCGATCCATCTCGGCGAGCGCGACTGCTCGCTGCAGCGCCGCCACCAGAAGGTCTGGGAGGAAGGCCCCTCGCCCGTGCTGGCCGCCGCTGCGCGCGCCAAGATCGGCGAGACCTGCGCGAAGGCGATGCGCGAGATGAAATATCTCGGCGTCGGCACCATCGAATTCCTCTACGAGGACGGCGAGTTCTACTTCATCGAGATGAACACTCGAATCCAGGTCGAGCATCCCGTCACCGAGAGCATCACCGACATCGACCTCGTGCTGGAGCAGATCCGTATCGCCGCCGGCGGCGAATTGCCGGCGAAGCAGAACGAGGTCCAGATCATCGGGCACGCGATCGAGTGCCGCATCAATGCGGAGAACCCGCAGACCTTCCGCCCCTCGCCCGGTCGCATCCAGCAATACCACCCGCCCGGCGGCCTCGGCGTGCGCATCGATTCCGCGGTCTATCAGGGCTACCAGATCCCGCCCTATTACGATTCTCTGGTCGGCAAGCTGATCGTCCACGGCAAGACCCGCGCCGAATGCCTGATGCGGCTGCGCCGGGCGCTGGACGAGATGGTGGTCGAGGGCATCGAGACCACGCTGCCCTTGTTCCGCGACCTGGTGCGCCAGGACGACATCATCAACGGCGACTACCACATCCACTGGCTGGAGCAGTACCTGGCCGGCAAGGCGGAACCCGGCGCAAAATAA